AGTTTACAACAAATATACATGGCTCAGAATTCAcaccaaaataaatatgaaacaacaaaaacaaaacccacaCATAATTTGTTGGTTTTAAACATTGGCAGAGTTGTCGTGTTTGAAAGGATGCGGTGGAGGAGATGAAGGGAGGGTGTTATTAGCTCCTGGTGGAGGAGCAGGCGCCCCGTAAACCTGAGCCGTGGCAATAGCATCCCTTCGCCCCCTCGCTCTCCCGAAGAAGTAGCACCCGAAACCCAGAAGTATGgtgaacaaaataaaaggcAGAGAGATCACCACCACCATACCCATGTCTCCCTTTCTTCTTCTAGTTTCTGCTACTACTTTCACTTCTCCAAAGCTCTCCTTCTTTGTTTGAGTTCTGATGAGATTAGGAgggagtattatatatatatatatgtgtgtgtgtgtgtgtgtatgctgctatgtatgtgtatgtgtgtgtgtgtctatttGTAATTGGTACTTTGTAGAGTGAAGTATGATGATCTGGAGGTTTCTGATTCTGTCCAGAAGAGCAAAGTGAGTGACAAGAATTAAAAATGTGGGACTAGAAAACGGTAGGCTTATAACGTTCAAATTCTAACGGTCACTTTTCGTGGGGACAATAGAAACGAATAAAATGTGGGGCCTGGACTTTGTTGCCTCAAGTGATCTGGCACCGGCAGTTTCACGCACGAATATGCTTcccaatgaaaagaaaaagggcaCAAAGACAAGTAGACGACCACCATAGCCTTAGACGGCTTGATCTTGCTTTGGAATCTTTGATTGATCCGAGGTTATTTTTTAACTGAGATCTGCTTTGGTGAGCATGAACTTCCCTGCATTTTGGTTTTATCCGGCCCCACCGTTGAGACCACTCGTGTGAGAAAAATGACACTTACATAGCAGTTTTACCAAAGATCCTCCTCAGATGACACTAACCAATCAACAATTAACAATCCCTTATTTAAAAGAGTTGGCTTATGCAAAAACCCTACCAAAGAGTCACATTAGGGAGACACCGTAATCAATCAACAATTGACAATAACTCATCAAGAGCCAACTCGTAGCTTTTGTTTATAGGCACCTACCAAGGTTGCTTATGTTTTATTATACACTTGGCTATCAGATAGAAAATGGTGGTGCTATTCACATCTATTTTTACCTCCACCCACTCTTCTTAATTTCTAGCCGTCggattgaatgaatttaaaaagaccaaaagacaaaattaccaaaaaaaagtGTGAGAAGTTAAAATGAGAGTGTGAATAGCACCAActataaaaaaagaaacatcCATTTTTTTCCTCCTGATTAAAAGAGGAGATTTACACTACAACATACTAACACAAAATTGACATCTAAGTTTGACTCAAATATCTATAAAATCGTATCTTATTTTAGATATACATCATCATAGCCAAAACCTTAAAGGCAGAAAAGACCCAAGTACAGGGTGCACAAAGGGATAAAAGGAGCGTGTGGAAATTATTTCTCATTATTTATCACCTTCCTTCTCCTATAATTCCAGTGAGCAGTGATTGAGTGACGTTTACAGGAGAAGGCGCAAGGTCAACCTCGGGGGTGTTAGCACCACTTGCACTGTTGCCTTCGGGCTGATAGTTGAGACGAACATTACTGTACTTGGATGCAGTTGATGGGGTATCATCCTCCATCAAAAAGCTACCTGTTGACAATGTCGTTACATCTTTAAAATCATAATCTGTCAAATAGCTCGGCTTCGACATGACAGTGCCTATGTCAATATCTCCAGAGAGCATTGCCACCATGCGTGACATAGATGGCCTCGTCATCGGTGATGCCTGCGTGCACAGGAGAGCTGCTCTTATCACTCTAGTCGCTTCAGTTTCGTCAAACTCTGTCAATCTTGAATCCACCAGCCCCAGAATTTGGTCGTTTTCATGTAGAGTCCATGCCTGAAAAACATTATGCCATTGTCCAAGGAAAGGGTGAATAAGTTTTTCACAACAATGCCAAAATAAAGCAGGGGAATGCAATTCCTACCCATTCAAGAAGATAAATCTTTTCTGGATCTAAGTTATTGTCAGAGTTTGGTCTCCCGCTGAGGATCTCCAAAGCAACGACTCCAAAACCAAACACATCAGCCTTCTCTGTCAAATGTCCACGCATTGCATATTCTGGTGCCAAATAGCCTCTGCAATGCAAGATAATAATATGGTTGCACAATGTTTCTTGAGATCATTAGTAGCATTATTAACATGATGTGTATTAAAATTTCATGCAAGTATAAATGTGTGTGGCTATAATATATGTAACCTATGGAAAAACAATAAAGGATGGCTTACATTGTCCCTGCAACCCGGGTGCTGATGTGGGTTTTCTCGTCATCATAAAGCTTTGCCAATCCAAAATCTGATATTTTTGGGGAGAGTTCTGCATCGAGCAAAATATTACTGGCCTTAACATCTCGATGTACAATCCTTGGCCTTGACTCCTCGTGAAGGTAAGCAAGTCCTCTTGCTGTTCCCAACAATATATTGAATCGAGTAGGCCAGTCAAGGTGCAAGTTACTTGTCCCTGAAATATTTGTGAACACATCTaatcaaaaacatttttaagtaattttagaGTGCTTGAAACTACAGAAAATGTTGTTTCTATGTAACCTAAAAGTAGATAGGTTTGTACCAAAAAGTGCCTGATCAAGGCTCTTGTTTTCAAGATACTCATAAACCAAAATGCGCTGGCTGCCTTCGATGCAGCATCCATACAATTTCACTAGATTCCGATGTTGCACTGCAGATATGGTAGCAATTTCAGATACAAATTGACTCTTTCCTTGGTGAGATGCTACTGAAAGTTGCTTCACAGCCACTATTCTCCCATCAGAAAGTGCACCCTACAATGTACACATAAACACAATTTAGTGAcatgaaaggaaagaaaaaaggagCTATATTTTCCTCTCGCTTGCTCGCTCTTTCTCCCTTTCTCTTGTCAttacttcaagtacatgataTTGATGTAATACGGATTTCACCTTATAAACAGGGCCATATCCTCCCTCTCCTAGCTTATTTGAAGTATTAAAATCTTCAGTTGCGGTTCTCAATT
This genomic interval from Malus domestica chromosome 05, GDT2T_hap1 contains the following:
- the LOC103435217 gene encoding uncharacterized protein, translating into MGMVVVISLPFILFTILLGFGCYFFGRARGRRDAIATAQVYGAPAPPPGANNTLPSSPPPHPFKHDNSANV